In one window of Nicotiana tabacum cultivar K326 chromosome 12, ASM71507v2, whole genome shotgun sequence DNA:
- the LOC107780433 gene encoding uncharacterized protein LOC107780433 isoform X2: MLETVDSSVHVNNNVFSTAQLQQSCGGGGGGGGGDSSEEELSVLPRHTKVIVTGNNRTKSVLVGLQGVVKKAVGLGGWHWLVLTNGIEVKLQRNALSVLEPPTGNEDDDDLEFENVHWNGSDMASDDTQKSHRPRHRVHKSSGSHKAMSRSLSCDSQSKGSISTPRGSMVDLSKLEMAALWRYWRHFNLREAIPNPSKEQLIDVVQKHFTSQQLDELQVIVGFVQAAKRLKTVCK; encoded by the exons ATGCTGGAAACAGTAGACAGTTCAGTGCATGTTAATAACAATGTGTTTAGTACTGCTCAGTTACAACAAAGCTGCGGTGGCGGTGGCGGTGGCGGAGGAGGAGATAGCAGTGAAGAGGAATTAAGTGTATTACCAAGACATACAAAGGTTATAGTAACAGGGAATAATAGGACTAAGTCTGTATTAGTTGGTCTTCAGGGTGTTGTTAAGAAAGCTGTTGGTCTTGGTGGTTGGCATTGGCTG GTTCTTACAAATGGCATAGAGGTAAAACTACAAAGGAATGCTTTAAGTGTGCTTGAACCTCCTACTGgtaatgaggatgatgatgaccTCGAATTTGAAAATGTCCACTGGAATGGTTCAGATATGG CATCCGATGATACTCAAAAGTCTCATAGACCAAGGCACCGCGTACATAAATCGTCTGGTTCCCACAAGGCCATGAGCCGCTCCCTTTCATGTGACTCGCAATCGAAAGGATCTATTTCTACACCTCGTGGGTCCATG GTTGACCTAAGCAAACTCGAGATGGCTGCACTGTGGAGATATTGGCGACACTTTAACCTT AGGGAAGCTATACctaacccctcgaaggagcaACTAATTGATGTTGTCCAGAAGCATTTCACATCGCAG CAATTGGACGAGTTGCAGGTAATTGTGGGATTTGTTCAAGCTGCCAAGAGACTCAAGACAGTCTGCAAATGA
- the LOC107780433 gene encoding uncharacterized protein LOC107780433 isoform X1, protein MLETVDSSVHVNNNVFSTAQLQQSCGGGGGGGGGDSSEEELSVLPRHTKVIVTGNNRTKSVLVGLQGVVKKAVGLGGWHWLVLTNGIEVKLQRNALSVLEPPTGNEDDDDLEFENVHWNGSDMASDDTQKSHRPRHRVHKSSGSHKAMSRSLSCDSQSKGSISTPRGSMKVDLSKLEMAALWRYWRHFNLREAIPNPSKEQLIDVVQKHFTSQQLDELQVIVGFVQAAKRLKTVCK, encoded by the exons ATGCTGGAAACAGTAGACAGTTCAGTGCATGTTAATAACAATGTGTTTAGTACTGCTCAGTTACAACAAAGCTGCGGTGGCGGTGGCGGTGGCGGAGGAGGAGATAGCAGTGAAGAGGAATTAAGTGTATTACCAAGACATACAAAGGTTATAGTAACAGGGAATAATAGGACTAAGTCTGTATTAGTTGGTCTTCAGGGTGTTGTTAAGAAAGCTGTTGGTCTTGGTGGTTGGCATTGGCTG GTTCTTACAAATGGCATAGAGGTAAAACTACAAAGGAATGCTTTAAGTGTGCTTGAACCTCCTACTGgtaatgaggatgatgatgaccTCGAATTTGAAAATGTCCACTGGAATGGTTCAGATATGG CATCCGATGATACTCAAAAGTCTCATAGACCAAGGCACCGCGTACATAAATCGTCTGGTTCCCACAAGGCCATGAGCCGCTCCCTTTCATGTGACTCGCAATCGAAAGGATCTATTTCTACACCTCGTGGGTCCATG AAGGTTGACCTAAGCAAACTCGAGATGGCTGCACTGTGGAGATATTGGCGACACTTTAACCTT AGGGAAGCTATACctaacccctcgaaggagcaACTAATTGATGTTGTCCAGAAGCATTTCACATCGCAG CAATTGGACGAGTTGCAGGTAATTGTGGGATTTGTTCAAGCTGCCAAGAGACTCAAGACAGTCTGCAAATGA